From Cohaesibacter gelatinilyticus, the proteins below share one genomic window:
- a CDS encoding VOC family protein, with protein MSAISHITLGTNDIERAGKFYDEVLGLLGFDRLPKPPGKPPAYEKDGMPTIYIYPPEDGRPATWGNGTHIAFIADTRETVKAFHASALRLGGSCAGEPGPRPHYGENYYAAYIRDPDGNKLQAVCYSVTDQAHEPEE; from the coding sequence ATGTCAGCAATCAGTCACATCACGCTTGGCACCAACGATATCGAACGGGCCGGAAAATTCTATGATGAAGTTCTGGGCCTGCTTGGTTTCGACCGTCTGCCCAAACCACCGGGCAAGCCGCCCGCTTATGAAAAAGACGGCATGCCAACGATCTATATATATCCGCCAGAAGATGGACGGCCTGCCACTTGGGGCAATGGAACGCATATTGCCTTCATCGCAGACACCAGAGAAACCGTCAAAGCGTTCCATGCATCTGCCTTGCGCCTTGGCGGAAGCTGCGCCGGAGAACCAGGTCCGCGCCCACATTACGGCGAAAATTATTATGCCGCCTATATTCGCGACCCGGATGGCAACAAGCTCCAGGCCGTCTGCTATTCCGTAACGGACCAGGCTCATGAACCTGAAGAGTGA
- a CDS encoding LysR family transcriptional regulator → MFSPQIRTFLAVAEAGSITAAADRLGMAKSSISHHLSSLEASLGISLIHRTTRRMALTHKGSLLLEHTQAMRSIADTALKQVRASETVPTGPIRLTAPHAMITDIIAPAIQRLLLRYPGLEPFLINDDKRLDLLDEKLDMSITVGELPDSDFRAQRVGTLNDVLCATPDLLEGADLKVSSNATSLALTLPYIAHARQTSIPKHQLYHVTSQHEIEITCHPTVTVNTVEAIAALTRIGMGVAVLPDFVVKADLQHGRLVSVLPEYSFASKPVFAVHPYKGKPPKSVRELIAEIKNSFKS, encoded by the coding sequence ATGTTTTCACCGCAAATACGCACTTTTCTGGCCGTGGCTGAAGCTGGCTCCATTACTGCGGCCGCCGATCGGCTTGGTATGGCAAAATCCAGCATCAGCCATCATCTTTCGTCTCTGGAAGCGTCTCTGGGCATTTCCCTTATCCACCGGACAACCCGCCGAATGGCGCTGACCCACAAAGGTAGTCTATTGTTGGAACACACACAGGCGATGCGGTCCATCGCGGACACTGCCCTCAAACAGGTGCGCGCCAGTGAAACCGTGCCGACAGGTCCAATTAGGCTAACTGCGCCCCATGCGATGATCACGGATATCATCGCGCCAGCCATTCAACGCCTGCTTCTGCGGTATCCCGGACTGGAGCCATTCCTGATCAACGATGACAAACGCCTTGATTTGCTGGATGAGAAACTAGACATGTCGATCACGGTCGGTGAATTGCCCGATAGCGATTTTCGCGCGCAGCGGGTGGGAACATTGAACGACGTTCTCTGTGCGACACCAGACCTTTTGGAGGGTGCGGATCTGAAAGTGAGCAGTAACGCGACATCCCTGGCACTCACATTGCCTTACATTGCCCATGCCCGGCAGACAAGCATCCCTAAACATCAGCTTTATCATGTAACATCTCAACACGAGATCGAAATCACTTGTCATCCAACGGTGACAGTCAACACGGTTGAAGCCATAGCCGCTCTGACCCGGATCGGAATGGGCGTTGCCGTGTTGCCGGATTTTGTCGTAAAGGCCGATCTGCAGCACGGTCGGCTGGTGTCCGTCCTGCCAGAATACAGCTTTGCGTCCAAACCTGTTTTCGCGGTTCATCCCTATAAAGGAAAGCCGCCCAAATCGGTGCGCGAACTAATCGCTGAAATTAAAAATTCCTTCAAGTCCTGA
- a CDS encoding alpha/beta fold hydrolase — MLKRKANSLISAAVTALALSSPALAADQTHFTFVHSAWMGGWQWQSLTQELGAGAGYATPDLPAHGSDASDPSDATLAAYAERIVEEIDAQEGTTILVGHSFGGVVASQVAEMRPEKIDALVYVCAFMLPNDTSFMDAIAGVSTSQALNNLKFSADGKTVTIKEDALHGAVGHDVPLDVFSAAGPHLVPEPVGPLGETLNLTETGYGSVPRYYIECTDDRALPIEQQRAMYGAQEVEFVYSLTTSHLPMFSDVSGLSAALQDIAGRERVRKATRQASQAWQDAFNAGDAAAATALYEPDALMVADPFGRFTGHTQIEAFWTDLIGKGAANVEYFNTRLEVLDAKSARVSSQWRMNVASGVITNELWVMQKDSTMRLREDHFSAQ, encoded by the coding sequence ATGCTCAAACGCAAAGCTAACTCTCTGATTTCTGCAGCAGTCACCGCACTTGCCCTATCGTCTCCCGCATTGGCGGCAGATCAAACACATTTTACCTTTGTTCATTCCGCCTGGATGGGCGGATGGCAATGGCAGTCTCTGACCCAAGAACTTGGAGCTGGAGCTGGATACGCCACGCCGGATCTCCCTGCGCATGGCAGCGATGCAAGCGATCCATCGGACGCTACGCTGGCAGCCTATGCGGAACGCATTGTCGAGGAGATTGATGCCCAAGAAGGGACGACGATCCTGGTTGGGCACAGCTTTGGAGGGGTGGTTGCCAGCCAAGTAGCAGAGATGCGGCCTGAAAAGATTGATGCGCTGGTATATGTCTGCGCATTCATGTTGCCCAATGACACCTCATTCATGGATGCAATTGCCGGTGTCAGCACGTCGCAGGCGTTGAACAATCTGAAGTTTTCTGCGGATGGCAAAACCGTGACAATCAAGGAAGATGCGTTGCATGGTGCAGTCGGCCACGATGTTCCGCTGGATGTCTTCTCTGCAGCAGGCCCACATCTGGTACCCGAGCCGGTAGGGCCACTTGGCGAAACCTTGAACCTGACTGAAACTGGCTACGGCAGTGTGCCGAGATACTATATCGAGTGCACCGATGACCGAGCGCTGCCTATCGAACAACAAAGGGCCATGTATGGCGCTCAGGAGGTCGAATTCGTCTATTCCCTAACCACAAGCCATTTACCAATGTTCAGCGACGTGAGCGGATTGTCAGCCGCGTTGCAAGATATTGCAGGACGTGAGCGAGTGCGCAAGGCAACTCGGCAGGCCAGCCAGGCGTGGCAGGATGCGTTCAACGCAGGCGATGCCGCTGCGGCGACCGCACTTTATGAACCGGACGCTCTGATGGTGGCCGACCCATTCGGTCGCTTCACCGGCCACACGCAAATCGAAGCATTTTGGACCGATTTGATCGGCAAAGGCGCCGCCAATGTGGAGTATTTCAATACACGTCTTGAGGTGTTGGATGCCAAATCAGCCCGTGTGTCATCTCAATGGCGTATGAATGTTGCCAGCGGAGTCATTACGAATGAGTTGTGGGTCATGCAGAAAGACAGCACGATGCGCCTACGCGAAGACCACTTCTCCGCACAATAA
- a CDS encoding antibiotic biosynthesis monooxygenase family protein, whose translation MITRIYRVRIKPELREAFEPLFQTVARASVADCSGCKQVTVGGPTSLAPDEYAMISVWDSVESLQDFAGSDWSVAHIPDGMEKFVDECWLHHFNHM comes from the coding sequence ATGATCACACGTATATATCGAGTGCGTATCAAACCTGAACTGCGCGAGGCATTCGAGCCGTTGTTCCAGACTGTGGCACGGGCTTCTGTTGCGGACTGTTCCGGATGCAAGCAAGTGACGGTTGGAGGCCCGACCTCTCTGGCTCCCGATGAATATGCCATGATCTCGGTTTGGGATAGCGTTGAAAGTCTGCAGGACTTTGCCGGGTCGGATTGGTCGGTTGCCCATATCCCGGATGGTATGGAAAAATTTGTCGATGAATGCTGGCTGCACCATTTCAATCATATGTGA
- a CDS encoding alpha/beta fold hydrolase, translated as MSDFIDRGTGPVVVLLHGAGVDNRLWDPQISSFETTHRVIAPNLPGHGGVAAVDSVEQMADWIERQLAERGVRRYSVVGLSLGGMVALELASRRPDGVTHLVMIESVPRVSDHPVVRLFARVMINLLRLVPPKLLVMLPGRQMGAETAGAADYIKSAIARMTSSNIHSVMRVALAYDGRPHLAHLRMPVTVMIGEKNKATHDWAAEMTKAIKHSKLIVIPKAGHIANRDAADFTNDALRSVLGER; from the coding sequence ATGTCAGATTTCATCGATAGAGGGACCGGGCCGGTTGTTGTCCTCCTGCATGGTGCTGGCGTTGATAATCGCCTTTGGGATCCGCAAATATCCTCGTTTGAGACGACGCACCGCGTCATTGCGCCCAACTTGCCAGGACATGGAGGTGTTGCGGCGGTTGATAGCGTCGAGCAAATGGCGGACTGGATAGAGAGGCAACTGGCAGAGCGCGGTGTGCGCCGATATTCAGTCGTCGGGTTATCGCTTGGCGGTATGGTCGCCTTGGAACTGGCGTCTCGCAGGCCCGATGGTGTCACACATCTTGTGATGATCGAATCCGTTCCCCGTGTGAGTGATCATCCTGTTGTCCGACTCTTTGCCCGTGTCATGATCAATCTCCTCAGACTGGTTCCGCCAAAATTGCTGGTCATGCTTCCCGGGCGGCAAATGGGAGCTGAAACTGCTGGCGCAGCCGACTATATCAAAAGCGCCATCGCTCGCATGACCTCATCCAATATCCATTCTGTCATGCGTGTGGCTCTCGCTTATGATGGCCGCCCCCATCTGGCGCATTTACGGATGCCTGTGACCGTGATGATTGGTGAGAAGAACAAGGCAACGCATGACTGGGCCGCAGAGATGACCAAGGCGATCAAGCATTCAAAGCTCATTGTGATCCCGAAGGCCGGGCATATCGCCAACCGCGATGCCGCCGACTTTACCAATGATGCCCTGAGATCCGTTTTAGGTGAAAGATAG
- a CDS encoding helix-turn-helix transcriptional regulator, translating into MARSNAHDRLKRLDLLAAQLKQDELATVKDLAEQFDVSVRTITRDLQVLRERGLPIDADRGRGGGVRLDRHWGVGRLNLSYPEAVDLLISIAVAEQMESPIFLANLGSIRRQLVASFSSDKRFKIDRLKARILIGLTSSTFVQESSAAPKKAVIQSLHQSFVTQTCLTIRYRADNGKVSERVIEAHYLLLNYPVWYVLAMDHLRDAPRTFRCDRILDASMTETRFQLLPKESFAQSLEGNESLK; encoded by the coding sequence ATGGCTCGAAGCAATGCACATGACAGATTGAAAAGGCTGGATCTTCTGGCGGCTCAGCTCAAGCAGGATGAGCTGGCCACGGTCAAGGATCTGGCCGAGCAGTTTGATGTGAGCGTGCGAACCATCACACGGGATTTGCAAGTGCTGCGGGAGCGAGGGCTTCCCATCGACGCAGATCGGGGGCGTGGTGGCGGTGTTAGGCTGGATCGGCACTGGGGTGTCGGACGTCTCAATCTCAGCTATCCCGAAGCTGTCGATTTGCTTATCAGCATTGCTGTGGCGGAACAGATGGAGTCGCCGATTTTTCTGGCAAATCTGGGCTCGATAAGACGACAACTTGTTGCGTCTTTTTCTTCCGACAAGCGTTTCAAGATTGATCGGTTGAAGGCGCGTATCCTGATCGGCCTCACATCGTCGACCTTTGTGCAGGAAAGCAGTGCTGCGCCCAAAAAGGCGGTCATCCAGTCTCTGCATCAGAGCTTTGTGACTCAGACCTGCCTGACCATTCGCTATCGCGCTGACAATGGCAAGGTCAGCGAGCGCGTCATTGAAGCGCACTATCTGTTGCTCAATTATCCTGTCTGGTATGTGCTGGCCATGGATCATCTGCGAGACGCCCCAAGGACCTTTCGCTGTGATCGCATTCTGGATGCAAGCATGACAGAGACCCGCTTTCAGCTTCTGCCCAAAGAAAGCTTTGCCCAGTCCCTGGAAGGCAATGAGTCCTTGAAATAG
- a CDS encoding N-acetylmannosamine-6-phosphate 2-epimerase — MTSLEQLQGGLVVSCQPVTGGAMDRTDIVVAMALAAIDGGANGLRIEGARNVATVRMATDKPIIGLVKHEVDRTDVRITSRLSDVEALVHAGADIIAYDATDRPRQDDRDVVLHAILAHGCIAMADCSTFDDAQQALDQGAQMLGSTLSGYTAKTESASDRPDLALVSALNRLDAFVMAEGRYNSPDLAAEAFIAGADAVTVGSAITRVEHIVGWFKTAIDEATRAEEHDDVLSS, encoded by the coding sequence ATGACAAGTCTGGAACAATTGCAAGGCGGTCTGGTGGTTTCCTGCCAGCCCGTCACAGGCGGAGCCATGGACCGCACCGACATCGTGGTGGCCATGGCTCTGGCCGCCATCGATGGTGGTGCCAATGGCTTGCGCATCGAAGGGGCCAGGAATGTGGCCACCGTGCGTATGGCAACGGACAAGCCGATCATCGGCCTCGTCAAACATGAGGTAGACCGGACCGACGTCAGGATCACCTCACGCCTTTCTGATGTCGAGGCGCTGGTCCATGCCGGGGCCGACATCATTGCCTATGACGCCACGGACCGGCCTCGACAGGATGACCGAGATGTAGTCCTTCACGCCATATTGGCCCATGGCTGCATCGCCATGGCGGATTGCTCCACGTTTGACGATGCTCAACAAGCACTGGATCAAGGTGCACAAATGCTCGGGTCCACCCTCTCGGGCTATACGGCGAAGACCGAAAGCGCAAGCGACAGACCAGATCTTGCTTTGGTCAGCGCGCTTAACAGGCTGGATGCATTTGTTATGGCCGAAGGGCGTTACAACAGCCCGGATCTGGCGGCAGAAGCCTTCATTGCTGGCGCTGACGCCGTGACTGTCGGCAGCGCAATCACCCGTGTGGAGCATATTGTTGGCTGGTTCAAGACAGCCATCGACGAAGCAACCAGAGCTGAGGAGCACGACGATGTTCTGTCCTCTTGA
- a CDS encoding DUF4279 domain-containing protein — MGEIYKTAASLRIMGDELDPEKITELIGKAPSSVRKKGAPFNTPNGKQLIARTGSWSISAETKSPGDIDSQVTEILEGTTSNMAVWLELSKKFKVEIFGGFFLGDYNEGLTISSKTMLLLGERGIQLDMDIYGAN, encoded by the coding sequence ATGGGTGAAATTTATAAAACAGCTGCAAGTCTACGTATTATGGGGGACGAGCTAGATCCAGAAAAAATCACTGAACTGATCGGCAAAGCACCTAGCTCGGTTAGAAAAAAGGGTGCCCCATTCAACACTCCTAATGGCAAGCAACTGATTGCTAGAACCGGATCTTGGAGCATATCAGCCGAAACAAAATCTCCCGGAGATATTGATAGTCAAGTCACGGAAATATTAGAAGGAACCACTTCTAATATGGCTGTATGGCTGGAGTTGTCAAAGAAGTTTAAGGTAGAAATCTTTGGTGGCTTTTTTCTCGGAGACTACAACGAAGGGCTTACCATTTCTTCAAAAACCATGTTGCTTCTTGGAGAAAGAGGAATCCAATTGGATATGGACATTTACGGGGCGAACTAA
- a CDS encoding MarR family winged helix-turn-helix transcriptional regulator produces MSTNGTRSPRTGLVMVDSQALRLSQAIARYQTRQVVWLIEGLAARGFADLTPAHVAFVSVLDCDDNFASEVARRLNLSRQAVHKTVRELSALGYIETLENKAKRNSRIIQITEHGEELIAQARQMYAELDREMQAKLGASEIDKIIAFLDEEKEEQG; encoded by the coding sequence TTGTCAACCAATGGTACAAGATCGCCACGTACTGGTCTGGTGATGGTCGATAGTCAGGCGCTCAGGCTCAGTCAGGCAATTGCCAGATATCAGACGCGGCAGGTGGTCTGGTTGATCGAGGGATTGGCTGCGCGTGGCTTTGCCGATTTGACGCCCGCCCATGTGGCTTTCGTCTCAGTTCTGGATTGCGATGACAATTTTGCCTCTGAAGTGGCACGGCGGCTGAACCTCTCGCGGCAGGCGGTTCACAAGACGGTGCGAGAACTGTCCGCTCTTGGCTATATCGAAACGCTTGAGAACAAAGCCAAGCGCAACAGCCGGATCATTCAGATTACCGAGCATGGCGAGGAGCTGATTGCGCAGGCTCGTCAGATGTATGCCGAACTGGACCGCGAAATGCAGGCCAAATTGGGGGCATCTGAAATCGACAAGATCATTGCTTTTCTTGATGAGGAGAAAGAAGAGCAGGGCTAG
- a CDS encoding DUF4189 domain-containing protein: MKKLDWTGITFAVVFGLGSLLISQAHAGPNCSGRSIERLKITPYKGKTGFAAIASNQNGKGCGYSFGASSRANAKKTALEYCKHHSKKHTSNIKCVVTDVK; the protein is encoded by the coding sequence ATGAAGAAGCTAGACTGGACAGGTATTACATTTGCCGTAGTTTTTGGATTAGGTAGTCTTCTTATTTCTCAAGCGCATGCAGGACCCAATTGCTCTGGTAGGAGTATCGAGAGACTTAAGATCACGCCCTATAAGGGAAAGACTGGTTTCGCCGCAATTGCTTCCAATCAAAATGGAAAGGGATGTGGCTATTCATTTGGGGCAAGCAGCCGCGCGAATGCTAAAAAAACCGCTCTGGAATATTGCAAACATCATTCCAAAAAACATACATCCAATATCAAATGTGTTGTGACTGACGTTAAGTGA
- a CDS encoding ROK family protein, protein MFCPLEDLTGFALDLGGTKTAAARFEQGKIITRHIMATEGMSNPAKLMARSLSLLKAVGFAPRDPLGIAVTGRIDHAGFWHAVNSKTLSRVSAIPLASLLKSTLLVQTPVINDAVAAVLGEYHYGAGEGCPALGFITISTGVGGAFLLDGSPIHSQNGLAGHCGFMSSCHADRECGSGRRATVESIASGTAIGHYAAEIDAEINSAQKAFDARSHGDMRFEGIIDRAARAIAVLCGDLAAILGLECVVIGGSVGLAPGFMERIIQHQADEPALFRPVIKPSRLQQDNVLYGALSHALGSPPNSRKRT, encoded by the coding sequence ATGTTCTGTCCTCTTGAAGATCTCACCGGCTTTGCACTTGATCTGGGTGGCACCAAGACGGCAGCGGCTCGCTTTGAGCAGGGCAAGATCATCACTCGCCATATCATGGCGACAGAAGGTATGAGCAATCCGGCCAAACTGATGGCCCGAAGTTTATCACTCCTCAAGGCAGTCGGTTTTGCACCAAGGGATCCCCTGGGCATCGCAGTCACCGGCCGTATTGATCACGCGGGTTTTTGGCATGCGGTCAATAGCAAGACATTGTCCAGAGTTTCAGCCATTCCTCTTGCCAGCCTTCTCAAATCCACCCTGTTGGTTCAGACGCCAGTGATCAATGACGCGGTCGCCGCCGTTCTGGGGGAATATCATTATGGCGCGGGCGAAGGTTGTCCGGCCCTCGGTTTCATCACAATTTCCACCGGCGTTGGTGGTGCTTTTCTACTCGACGGTAGCCCGATACACTCCCAAAACGGCCTTGCAGGCCATTGCGGTTTCATGTCCAGCTGCCACGCAGACCGTGAATGTGGATCGGGCCGTCGGGCAACGGTCGAATCCATCGCTTCAGGCACAGCCATTGGTCATTATGCAGCAGAAATCGATGCCGAGATCAACAGCGCCCAAAAGGCATTCGATGCCCGATCACATGGCGACATGCGTTTTGAAGGCATAATTGACAGAGCCGCCAGAGCTATTGCCGTTCTTTGCGGCGACCTTGCCGCCATTCTCGGGCTTGAATGCGTGGTCATAGGAGGCAGCGTCGGCTTGGCACCCGGCTTCATGGAACGCATCATCCAGCATCAGGCAGATGAGCCAGCGCTCTTTCGCCCTGTCATCAAGCCATCTCGATTGCAACAAGACAATGTGCTCTATGGTGCCCTCTCTCATGCCCTGGGCTCACCACCAAATTCCAGAAAACGCACGTAA
- a CDS encoding LysE family translocator → MHVGSLTNLLNPKMAIFVLALFPQFVSPARGPIATQILIFATLFNLIGLGVNGVVIVMASNISRFMCPQKWMQKAARYRLRTQ, encoded by the coding sequence ATGCACGTTGGCTCACTGACCAACTTGCTCAATCCCAAGATGGCAATCTTCGTGCTGGCGCTGTTTCCGCAATTTGTCTCCCCCGCTCGTGGACCCATTGCAACGCAGATCCTGATCTTTGCGACGCTCTTCAATCTGATCGGGCTTGGGGTGAATGGCGTGGTGATCGTGATGGCCAGCAATATCAGCCGCTTCATGTGCCCGCAAAAGTGGATGCAAAAAGCGGCCAGATATAGGCTCAGGACCCAATAA